A window of Fibrobacterota bacterium genomic DNA:
GCCGACCAAGAAGAAGATCTACACCGTGATCCGTTCCCCGCACATCGACAAGACGTCGCGGGAACAGTTCGAATCGCGGACTCATAAGCGCCTCATCGACATCATCGACTCCACCCCCCAG
This region includes:
- the rpsJ gene encoding 30S ribosomal protein S10, whose protein sequence is PTKKKIYTVIRSPHIDKTSREQFESRTHKRLIDIIDSTPQTIDSLMKLDLPAGVEVEIKV